A genomic region of uncultured Paludibaculum sp. contains the following coding sequences:
- a CDS encoding sulfatase produces MKPQQSEFTRRGFLSTAAALPALGAQPPNTRGMNVLFILADDLGWADLACYGSSFHETPNLDAFARTAIQFTNAYASAPVCSPTRAALLTGKSPARLGMTTWHEASMDPPLNRPMLPAKSDGNLPLSEISLAKLYRQAGYRTAHVGKWHLGTAGYYPEAHGFDLNVGGTFWGAPQTFFYPFSGDQRYGGEFRYVPGLSGAKAGDYLPDLLAGAVLNELEDHGGKPFFLNYWDHSVHTPIEAPQDLVEKFQRKLQPHRTHRNPAYAAMLARYDYNVGRVLDHLRTSGLDRNTIVVFTSDNGGYTEKFDGVQVTNNLPLRSGKGALYEGGLRVPLMIRVPGLTPAGATCDAPVISTDFYPTLQALSGLGVGTRTLDGVSIADLLANPGGRPPERDLCFHFPHYYPTTTPVSAIRAGSWKLLEYLDGGQVELYDLREDPGEIQDVSTKLPDVVRTLRQRLAGWRNDVGARMPAVNPDFKSKIRETKP; encoded by the coding sequence ATGAAACCCCAGCAGAGTGAGTTCACGCGGCGCGGTTTCCTGTCCACCGCAGCCGCGCTGCCCGCCCTCGGGGCACAGCCACCGAACACACGCGGAATGAATGTTCTGTTCATCCTGGCCGACGATCTCGGCTGGGCGGACCTCGCCTGCTATGGCTCCAGCTTCCACGAGACCCCGAACCTGGACGCGTTCGCGCGTACGGCGATCCAATTCACCAACGCGTACGCCTCTGCTCCGGTCTGTTCGCCCACGCGGGCGGCCTTGCTCACCGGAAAGTCGCCGGCCCGGCTGGGTATGACCACGTGGCACGAAGCCTCGATGGATCCGCCCCTGAACCGGCCCATGCTGCCGGCGAAGTCCGACGGGAACCTACCGTTGTCGGAAATCTCTCTGGCGAAACTGTACCGCCAGGCTGGCTACCGGACAGCCCATGTTGGGAAATGGCATCTCGGTACGGCTGGCTATTACCCGGAGGCACACGGCTTCGACCTCAACGTCGGGGGCACGTTCTGGGGTGCTCCGCAGACGTTCTTTTATCCCTTCAGCGGCGATCAGAGGTATGGCGGCGAATTCCGGTACGTGCCTGGACTGTCCGGAGCCAAAGCGGGCGACTACCTGCCTGATCTGCTGGCTGGTGCGGTGTTGAACGAGTTGGAGGATCACGGCGGCAAACCCTTCTTTCTCAACTATTGGGACCATTCGGTACATACGCCGATTGAGGCGCCGCAGGATCTGGTGGAGAAGTTTCAGCGTAAACTGCAGCCGCACCGCACGCACCGCAATCCGGCGTACGCGGCCATGCTGGCCCGATACGACTACAACGTGGGGCGGGTCCTGGACCACTTGAGAACCTCGGGTCTGGACCGCAATACGATCGTTGTTTTCACATCCGACAACGGCGGCTATACCGAGAAGTTCGATGGCGTACAGGTCACCAACAATCTACCGCTGCGGTCGGGCAAGGGTGCCCTATACGAGGGAGGCCTTCGGGTCCCACTGATGATCCGTGTACCCGGACTCACCCCGGCCGGTGCAACCTGCGACGCCCCCGTGATCAGCACGGATTTCTACCCGACGCTGCAGGCCCTGAGCGGCCTGGGGGTGGGGACCAGAACTCTGGATGGGGTTTCGATCGCCGATCTGCTGGCCAACCCCGGCGGGCGGCCGCCCGAGCGGGACCTCTGCTTTCACTTTCCGCACTACTATCCGACGACGACGCCGGTTTCGGCGATCCGGGCGGGCTCCTGGAAGCTGCTGGAGTACCTCGACGGCGGCCAGGTGGAACTCTACGACTTGCGGGAGGATCCTGGAGAGATTCAGGATGTATCAACGAAGCTGCCCGACGTGGTGCGCACCCTGCGTCAGCGGCTGGCGGGATGGCGGAACGACGTGGGCGCCCGGATGCCGGCCGTGAATCCTGACTTCAAGTCGAAGATTCGGGAAACAAAGCCATGA